A genomic window from Microvirga sp. TS319 includes:
- the accB gene encoding acetyl-CoA carboxylase biotin carboxyl carrier protein, with amino-acid sequence MAKDNPFDPDLVRELANMIAETDLSEIEVEKGDLRIRVARTIHAVTVPVAAPAALAPAPIVAPPPAAADLPGAAKPGVPHPGAVLSPMVGTAYRKPSPEAKAFVEIGSKVQAGDKVLLVEAMKTFNEIVAPRAGTVTAIFVEDGTPVEYGEPLLVIE; translated from the coding sequence ATGGCCAAGGACAACCCTTTCGATCCCGATCTCGTCCGGGAGCTGGCGAACATGATCGCCGAAACGGATCTCAGCGAGATTGAAGTGGAGAAGGGCGACCTCCGCATCCGCGTGGCCCGGACGATCCACGCCGTGACAGTTCCGGTCGCCGCTCCCGCAGCGCTCGCTCCGGCCCCGATCGTCGCGCCGCCGCCGGCCGCCGCCGACCTTCCGGGCGCGGCAAAGCCCGGCGTCCCCCATCCGGGCGCGGTGCTCTCGCCCATGGTCGGCACCGCCTACCGCAAGCCCTCCCCTGAGGCGAAGGCCTTCGTGGAGATCGGCTCCAAGGTCCAGGCCGGCGACAAGGTCCTCCTCGTCGAGGCCATGAAGACCTTCAACGAGATCGTCGCTCCCCGCGCCGGTACCGTGACCGCAATCTTTGTCGAAGACGGAACTCCTGTTGAATACGGCGAACCCCTCCTCGTCATCGAGTAA
- a CDS encoding DUF2155 domain-containing protein yields MKFEWTRAALVLASVAGAAGTAQADRIKNPTAVFSGLDKITGRIVSFEVKVDETVQFGALQMTPRVCFTKPSTETPDTTSFVEVEEASTDGSSRKVFSGWMFAASPGLHGIEHPVYDIWLVDCKGGTQVIAEPKETPEELPPIEPSTQRTSAEPGRPRDIMAPPDSGGARPLPPAPPLTNAPPQPRQPARRSGPDFNRNAPLINTDR; encoded by the coding sequence ATGAAGTTCGAATGGACGCGGGCCGCCCTGGTGCTCGCCTCGGTCGCCGGCGCGGCCGGTACGGCCCAGGCGGACAGAATCAAGAATCCGACGGCGGTCTTTTCCGGTCTCGACAAGATCACCGGACGCATCGTCTCGTTCGAGGTCAAGGTCGACGAAACGGTCCAGTTCGGCGCGCTCCAGATGACGCCACGCGTCTGCTTCACGAAGCCGTCGACGGAAACCCCGGACACCACCTCCTTCGTCGAGGTGGAGGAGGCCAGCACCGACGGGAGCAGCCGGAAGGTGTTCTCGGGCTGGATGTTCGCCGCGAGCCCCGGCCTGCACGGCATCGAGCACCCGGTCTATGACATCTGGCTCGTGGACTGCAAAGGCGGCACCCAGGTGATCGCCGAACCCAAGGAGACGCCCGAGGAACTGCCGCCGATCGAGCCGAGCACCCAGCGCACATCCGCTGAGCCCGGCCGCCCGCGCGACATCATGGCTCCGCCCGATTCCGGCGGCGCCCGGCCGCTGCCGCCCGCGCCTCCGTTGACGAATGCGCCGCCCCAGCCGCGGCAGCCGGCGCGGCGCAGCGGTCCGGATTTCAACCGGAACGCGCCCCTCATCAATACCGATCGCTGA
- a CDS encoding DsbA family protein, with translation MRFSLLNTCRAAALFGALFGSLAVAPAALAQNAVFNDQQKQAIGDIVKEYLLKNPEVLTEVIGELEKRQAEAQQVAQASAVQETKQTLLNAPHSYVVGNPSGDITLVEFFDYNCGYCKKALSDLQTLVKNDPKLRVVLKDFPVLGPDSVEASRVALAVRKQLQGQKLFDYHVKVLETRGRVNGERAMAVAKEMGADMAKLQKDIDSPDVRGALQENMALGDKLSLTGTPAFIVGEAVIPGAVGIEPLKQLIDNVRSCGKATCG, from the coding sequence ATGCGTTTCTCGCTTCTCAACACCTGCCGGGCCGCGGCTCTGTTCGGCGCGCTGTTCGGCAGCCTTGCCGTCGCCCCGGCCGCCCTCGCCCAGAATGCGGTCTTCAACGACCAGCAGAAGCAGGCGATCGGCGACATCGTGAAGGAATACCTCCTGAAGAACCCGGAGGTTCTGACGGAAGTGATCGGCGAGCTCGAGAAGCGGCAGGCCGAGGCCCAGCAGGTCGCCCAGGCGAGCGCCGTTCAGGAAACCAAGCAGACGCTCCTGAACGCCCCCCATTCCTATGTGGTCGGCAACCCCTCCGGCGACATCACCCTGGTCGAGTTCTTCGACTACAATTGCGGCTATTGCAAAAAGGCCCTCTCGGACCTCCAGACGCTCGTCAAGAACGATCCCAAGCTGCGCGTCGTGCTCAAGGACTTCCCCGTGCTCGGCCCCGATTCCGTGGAAGCGAGCCGGGTGGCCCTCGCGGTCAGGAAGCAGCTGCAGGGTCAGAAGCTCTTCGACTACCACGTGAAGGTCCTGGAGACCCGCGGACGCGTGAACGGCGAGCGCGCCATGGCGGTCGCCAAGGAGATGGGCGCCGACATGGCCAAGCTCCAGAAGGACATCGACAGCCCCGACGTGCGCGGCGCCCTGCAGGAGAACATGGCTCTCGGCGACAAGCTGAGCCTGACCGGCACCCCGGCCTTCATCGTCGGCGAGGCGGTCATCCCCGGCGCGGTCGGCATCGAGCCCCTGAAGCAGCTCATCGACAATGTCCGCTCCTGCGGCAAGGCCACCTGCGGCTAA
- a CDS encoding pyridoxal phosphate-dependent aminotransferase, with translation MTKSIADQNLPVVARRMDRVSSFLAMDVLSAAAAKERRGDSVIHMEVGQPSAPAPRAAREAAKAALDLGRIGYTEALGIAALRERIARHYRDAYGVSIAPERVVVTTGSSAGFVLAFLSLFDAGQRVAITAPGYPAYRNILEALGIEPVVIPLTRADGWIMTPEAIEKAHADKPLHGILAMSPANPSGTMIGRKALAGLGEACRRMGLWFVSDEIYHGLTYGEDASTALASDDDAVVINSFSKYYCMTGWRIGWIIVPERLVRPIERLAQNLYISPPYLSQVAALAAFDATEELEAVKAGYARNRAYLLEELPRIGIADMHPVDGAFYIYADIARYTNDSIGFCRRMLEETGVAATPGLDFDPIEGSHYMRLSFAGSETDCRETVGRLRGWLK, from the coding sequence ATGACAAAATCGATCGCCGATCAGAACCTTCCCGTCGTCGCCCGCCGCATGGACCGGGTCTCGTCCTTCCTGGCCATGGACGTGTTGAGCGCCGCTGCGGCGAAAGAAAGGCGAGGGGACAGCGTCATCCATATGGAGGTGGGCCAGCCCTCCGCTCCCGCTCCCCGGGCGGCGCGCGAGGCCGCCAAGGCCGCGCTGGATCTGGGCCGAATCGGCTACACGGAAGCGCTCGGCATCGCGGCCCTGAGGGAGCGGATCGCCCGCCACTACCGGGACGCCTACGGCGTCTCCATCGCGCCCGAACGGGTCGTCGTGACGACCGGCTCCTCGGCGGGGTTCGTGCTGGCTTTCTTGAGCCTCTTCGACGCGGGCCAGAGGGTGGCCATCACGGCGCCCGGCTATCCGGCCTATCGCAACATCCTCGAAGCGCTCGGCATCGAGCCGGTGGTGATTCCGCTCACCCGGGCGGATGGCTGGATCATGACGCCCGAGGCGATCGAGAAGGCCCATGCGGACAAGCCGCTCCACGGCATCCTGGCCATGAGCCCGGCCAATCCGTCCGGCACCATGATCGGCCGCAAGGCGCTGGCCGGGTTGGGCGAGGCCTGCCGCCGCATGGGGCTGTGGTTCGTCTCGGACGAGATCTATCACGGGCTGACCTATGGCGAGGACGCGTCGACAGCGCTCGCCTCGGACGACGATGCCGTCGTCATCAACTCGTTCTCGAAATATTACTGCATGACGGGCTGGCGCATCGGCTGGATCATCGTGCCCGAGCGGCTCGTGCGGCCCATCGAGCGGCTCGCGCAGAACCTCTACATCTCGCCGCCTTACCTTTCGCAGGTCGCGGCGCTCGCGGCCTTCGACGCCACCGAGGAGCTGGAGGCCGTCAAGGCGGGCTATGCCCGCAACCGCGCCTACCTGCTCGAGGAACTGCCCCGGATCGGAATCGCCGACATGCATCCGGTGGACGGCGCCTTCTACATCTATGCCGACATCGCCCGCTACACGAACGATTCCATCGGCTTCTGCAGGCGCATGCTGGAGGAGACGGGCGTCGCGGCGACCCCCGGCCTCGATTTCGACCCCATCGAAGGCTCGCACTACATGCGCCTGTCCTTCGCCGGTTCCGAGACCGATTGCCGCGAGACCGTGGGGCGGCTCAGGGGCTGGCTGAAATAG
- a CDS encoding NADH:ubiquinone oxidoreductase subunit NDUFA12, with translation MKQFLTQFFTWWNGQTLGTRYFTWRKGQFVGQDEFGNRYYRYTQPQPIDSNVGAERRWVIYNGEADASRVPPGWRAWLCHNGDVPPSEENYRPYAWEKPYVPNMTGTSQAYRPQGSQLSTGRRPAATGDYVPWTPGE, from the coding sequence ATGAAACAGTTTTTGACGCAGTTCTTCACCTGGTGGAACGGGCAGACCCTCGGCACCCGGTACTTTACGTGGCGCAAGGGGCAGTTCGTCGGCCAGGACGAGTTCGGCAATCGCTATTACCGCTATACCCAGCCCCAGCCGATCGATTCGAATGTGGGCGCGGAGCGTCGCTGGGTCATCTATAACGGCGAAGCCGATGCCTCGAGGGTTCCGCCCGGCTGGCGCGCCTGGCTCTGCCATAACGGCGACGTGCCTCCGAGCGAGGAGAATTACCGGCCCTACGCATGGGAGAAGCCCTACGTGCCCAACATGACGGGCACGTCTCAGGCCTACCGCCCGCAAGGGTCCCAGCTCTCCACCGGCCGGCGTCCCGCCGCGACCGGCGACTACGTTCCCTGGACGCCGGGCGAGTGA
- a CDS encoding class I SAM-dependent methyltransferase: protein MPSSFNVRSAAGYEQIMGRWSRKLAEPFIGFAGLANDERVLDVGCGTGSLTFALPRVADVGEITAIDFSAAFVEEARRRNDNPKITIQEGDACALAFPDGRFDRALALLVLHFVPEARKAVAEMRRVVRPGGRIAAAVWDHLGGMSGMRMMLDTLAMLDEKARELRHRYCFQPMMRPGEMKRCFIAEGLSNVRETELLVRMNYENFADYWEPFAAGEGPLGSYVAGLDPARFARFEEAVRAAYEAGEPDGPRSFAAVAWACRGDVPETV, encoded by the coding sequence ATGCCATCGAGCTTCAATGTTCGCAGCGCCGCCGGGTACGAGCAGATCATGGGCCGCTGGAGCCGCAAGCTGGCGGAGCCGTTCATCGGCTTCGCCGGCCTTGCGAACGACGAACGGGTTCTCGACGTCGGGTGCGGCACGGGAAGCCTCACCTTCGCATTGCCGCGGGTGGCGGATGTCGGGGAGATCACGGCGATCGATTTCTCGGCCGCCTTCGTCGAGGAGGCGCGCCGTCGAAACGACAACCCGAAGATCACCATCCAGGAGGGCGACGCCTGCGCGCTCGCCTTCCCGGACGGCCGCTTCGACCGTGCCCTCGCTCTCCTGGTCCTGCATTTCGTCCCCGAGGCCCGAAAGGCCGTGGCGGAGATGCGCCGCGTGGTCCGGCCCGGCGGCAGGATCGCAGCGGCCGTCTGGGACCACCTCGGCGGCATGTCGGGAATGCGCATGATGCTGGACACCCTCGCCATGCTGGACGAGAAAGCCCGGGAGCTGCGCCACCGCTACTGCTTCCAGCCGATGATGCGGCCGGGCGAAATGAAGCGTTGCTTCATTGCCGAAGGCCTGTCGAACGTCCGGGAGACCGAGCTCCTGGTCCGCATGAATTATGAGAACTTCGCGGATTACTGGGAGCCGTTCGCCGCCGGCGAGGGACCGCTCGGCAGCTATGTGGCAGGTCTCGACCCGGCGCGTTTCGCCCGTTTCGAAGAGGCGGTCAGGGCCGCCTATGAGGCCGGCGAGCCCGATGGACCGCGCTCCTTCGCGGCGGTCGCATGGGCCTGCCGGGGAGACGTACCGGAGACTGTGTAG
- the aroQ gene encoding type II 3-dehydroquinate dehydratase, whose translation MINVHVLNGPNINLLGRREPQIYGSATLADIEALVREKAEALEVAITFRQSNHEGHLVDWIQEAGAQGAGIVINAGAYTHTSIALRDAISGSGAPTVEIHLSNVHAREGFRHRSLIAPVSVGVICGFGPQSYLLGLEAVHRVMVERARLPKPSQH comes from the coding sequence ATGATCAACGTCCACGTCCTCAACGGACCCAACATCAACCTGCTCGGCCGCAGAGAGCCCCAGATTTACGGCAGCGCCACGCTGGCGGACATCGAGGCGCTCGTGCGCGAGAAGGCTGAAGCCCTGGAGGTGGCGATCACGTTCCGCCAGTCGAACCATGAAGGACATCTGGTCGACTGGATCCAGGAGGCGGGAGCACAGGGCGCGGGCATCGTCATCAATGCCGGCGCGTATACCCACACCTCGATCGCTCTGCGCGATGCCATCTCCGGCAGCGGCGCTCCGACGGTCGAGATCCATCTTTCCAACGTTCATGCTCGCGAAGGCTTTCGCCATCGCTCGCTCATCGCACCCGTGTCAGTCGGCGTGATCTGCGGTTTCGGCCCCCAGAGCTATCTGCTCGGCCTCGAAGCGGTTCACCGAGTCATGGTCGAGCGGGCCCGGCTTCCGAAGCCCTCCCAGCACTAG
- the accC gene encoding acetyl-CoA carboxylase biotin carboxylase subunit has product MFDKILIANRGEIALRILRAAKELGIATVAVHSTADADAMHVRLADESVCIGPPAARDSYLNIPALIAACEITGADAIHPGYGFLSENARFAEVLEHHRIAFIGPKAEHIRIMGDKIEAKRTAKRLGIPCVPGSEGGISDEDEAKKVASAIGYPVIIKAAAGGGGRGMKVARTESDLVHALQTAKTEAKAAFGDDAVYIEKYLEKPRHIEIQVLGDGKGGAIHLGERDCSLQRRHQKVWEEGPSPALNLEMRERIGGVVAKAMQELQYAGAGTIEFLYEDGEFYFIEMNTRIQVEHPVTEMITGIDLVNEQIRVAAGHPLSVKQEDIKIEGHAIECRVNAEHPSTFRPSPGTISYFHPPGGLGVRVDSAAYQGYRIPPHYDSLVGKLIVHGRTRNECLMRLRRALDEFVVDGVDTTLPLFRTLVRNPDIQNGQYDIHWLENFLKTGGLEET; this is encoded by the coding sequence ATGTTCGATAAGATCCTCATTGCCAACCGAGGCGAGATCGCCCTGCGCATCCTGCGGGCCGCGAAGGAGCTCGGGATCGCCACCGTCGCGGTGCATTCCACCGCCGACGCGGACGCCATGCACGTGCGGCTCGCGGACGAGAGCGTCTGCATCGGGCCGCCCGCCGCCCGCGACAGCTATCTCAACATCCCGGCCCTGATCGCCGCCTGCGAGATCACCGGCGCGGACGCCATCCATCCCGGCTATGGCTTTCTCTCCGAGAACGCCCGCTTCGCCGAGGTGCTGGAGCATCACCGCATCGCCTTCATCGGCCCCAAGGCGGAGCATATCCGCATCATGGGCGACAAGATCGAGGCGAAACGCACCGCCAAGCGCCTGGGCATTCCCTGCGTGCCCGGCTCCGAGGGCGGCATTTCCGACGAGGACGAGGCCAAGAAGGTCGCGTCCGCGATCGGCTACCCGGTCATCATCAAGGCGGCCGCCGGCGGCGGCGGACGCGGCATGAAGGTCGCCCGCACCGAGTCGGATCTCGTCCACGCGCTCCAGACCGCCAAGACCGAGGCGAAGGCCGCCTTCGGAGACGATGCGGTCTATATCGAGAAATACCTCGAGAAGCCGCGCCACATCGAGATTCAGGTGCTCGGCGACGGCAAGGGCGGCGCGATCCATCTGGGCGAACGCGACTGCTCCCTGCAGCGCCGTCACCAGAAGGTCTGGGAAGAAGGCCCCTCGCCGGCTCTGAACCTCGAGATGCGCGAGCGCATCGGCGGCGTCGTGGCGAAAGCCATGCAGGAGCTGCAATATGCGGGCGCCGGCACCATCGAGTTCCTGTACGAGGACGGCGAGTTCTACTTCATCGAGATGAACACGCGTATTCAGGTGGAGCACCCTGTTACCGAGATGATCACCGGGATCGACCTGGTGAACGAGCAGATCCGCGTCGCGGCGGGCCATCCGCTCTCGGTCAAGCAGGAAGACATCAAGATCGAGGGCCATGCCATCGAGTGCCGCGTGAATGCGGAGCATCCCTCGACCTTCCGCCCCTCGCCCGGGACGATCAGCTATTTCCATCCGCCGGGCGGTCTCGGTGTGCGCGTGGACTCGGCGGCCTATCAGGGCTACCGCATTCCGCCGCATTACGATTCCCTCGTCGGCAAGCTCATCGTGCACGGACGCACCCGCAACGAGTGCCTCATGCGCCTGCGCCGGGCGCTCGACGAGTTCGTGGTCGACGGGGTGGACACCACGCTCCCGCTCTTCCGCACCCTCGTGCGCAACCCGGACATCCAGAACGGCCAGTACGACATCCACTGGCTCGAGAACTTCCTGAAGACGGGTGGGCTCGAAGAGACCTGA
- a CDS encoding Rne/Rng family ribonuclease — protein MANKMLIDASHPEETRVVVVRGQKVEEFDFESANRKQLRGNIYLAKVTRVEPSLQAAFVEYGGNRHGFLAFSEIHPDYYQIPVADRQALLEAEAEAQAEEEREEERRRHRRRRSAPRRTNSDETVASSEAEAGAEGAEAPAPAEGTDETADLIAAAGDFEPASGEAVEAAPAAEGAEEAQAAPESAETQAETREADAGETSDHDDAAPAEDVSEASDASGEEDADHHDEDEHDEDHAEGEDEDHVEQLGGGDAMEDVPQRRVPRKQYKIQEVIKRRQILLVQVVKEERGNKGAALTTYLSLAGRYSVLMPNTGRGGGISRKITNAADRKRLKEIAQELEVPEGMGIILRTAGASRTKPEIKRDYEYLMRLWESVRELTLNSAAPALVYEEGSLIKRAIRDLYNKDIDDVLVSGEEGYREAKDFMRMLMPSHAKIVQPYREPQPVFAKYGVEAQLDAMFSNVVTLKSGGYLVINPTEALVSIDVNSGRSTREHNIEDTALRTNLEAAEEIARQLRLRDLAGLVVIDFIDMEEKRNNRAVEKKLNECLKNDRARIQVGRISPFGLLEMSRQRIRTGVLESSSVPCPHCAGTGFIRSTPSVALHVLRSIEETLIKNAGYNLVVRTRLEAAFYILNQKRIHLRELETRFGVAISIVADDSLTGTTNYVIDRGEPALRLEHKSAATGIQIDAIAPVDVVEDVEPEIEAEDEEQTDEEARASEDGEGNGRRRRRRRRRRGRDREGFAGAGQDEDASEGDVSEGEDQEGEAAEAAAGQEIEAAEGEEGEASDADDGNGRRRRRRGRRGGRGRGRDEAVETFATEEGFVAATEAVAQAVGTLDEPAGESASAQEPVTAQEPAAAQEPAATREAEAIEVQPARAEEQPIETKPEPQPVEEAPQPVAPEPEPVAVVLTPPDPERPKRAGWWSKAKSVLSGS, from the coding sequence ATGGCAAACAAGATGCTCATCGATGCCTCCCACCCGGAAGAAACCCGGGTCGTGGTGGTGCGCGGCCAGAAGGTCGAAGAATTCGACTTCGAATCCGCTAACAGGAAGCAGCTGCGCGGGAACATCTATCTCGCGAAAGTGACTCGCGTGGAGCCGTCCCTCCAGGCGGCGTTCGTGGAATATGGCGGGAATCGCCACGGGTTTCTCGCCTTCAGCGAAATTCATCCCGATTATTACCAGATCCCGGTCGCCGACCGTCAGGCTCTTCTCGAGGCCGAGGCCGAGGCTCAGGCGGAGGAGGAGCGCGAGGAAGAGCGCCGCCGTCACCGCCGCCGCCGTTCCGCGCCGCGTCGCACCAACAGCGACGAGACGGTCGCCTCCTCAGAGGCGGAGGCCGGTGCCGAGGGCGCCGAGGCCCCTGCTCCCGCCGAGGGCACCGACGAGACCGCCGACCTGATCGCCGCTGCAGGCGACTTCGAGCCCGCATCGGGCGAAGCCGTGGAAGCGGCTCCTGCCGCCGAGGGCGCCGAGGAGGCTCAGGCCGCCCCGGAGAGCGCGGAGACCCAGGCGGAGACCAGGGAGGCCGACGCCGGCGAAACCTCGGACCACGACGACGCGGCCCCCGCCGAGGACGTGTCCGAGGCGTCGGACGCGTCCGGCGAAGAGGACGCGGATCATCACGACGAGGACGAGCACGACGAGGATCACGCCGAAGGCGAGGATGAGGACCATGTCGAGCAGCTCGGCGGCGGCGACGCGATGGAGGACGTTCCTCAGCGCCGCGTCCCGCGCAAGCAGTACAAGATCCAGGAAGTCATCAAGCGCCGCCAGATCCTGCTCGTCCAGGTCGTGAAGGAAGAGCGTGGCAATAAGGGCGCGGCCCTCACCACCTATCTTTCCCTCGCAGGCCGCTATTCGGTGCTCATGCCCAACACGGGCCGGGGCGGCGGCATCTCGCGCAAGATCACCAATGCGGCCGACCGCAAGCGCCTCAAGGAAATCGCCCAGGAGCTGGAGGTGCCCGAGGGAATGGGCATCATCCTGCGCACGGCCGGCGCATCGCGCACCAAGCCCGAGATCAAGCGCGACTACGAATATCTGATGCGCCTGTGGGAGAGCGTGCGCGAGCTCACCCTCAACTCCGCCGCCCCCGCGCTGGTCTATGAGGAAGGCTCGCTGATCAAGCGCGCCATCCGCGACCTCTACAACAAGGACATCGACGACGTTCTGGTCTCCGGCGAGGAAGGCTACCGCGAGGCCAAGGACTTCATGCGCATGCTCATGCCGAGCCATGCCAAGATCGTCCAGCCCTACCGCGAGCCGCAGCCGGTCTTCGCGAAATACGGGGTGGAAGCCCAGCTCGACGCGATGTTCTCCAACGTCGTGACGCTGAAGTCCGGCGGCTATCTCGTCATCAACCCGACGGAAGCCCTGGTCTCCATCGACGTCAACTCGGGCCGGTCGACCCGCGAGCACAACATCGAGGACACGGCGCTCCGCACCAACCTCGAAGCCGCCGAGGAAATCGCCCGTCAGCTTCGTCTGCGCGACCTCGCCGGCCTCGTGGTCATCGACTTCATCGACATGGAAGAGAAGCGCAACAACCGCGCTGTCGAGAAGAAGCTCAACGAGTGCCTGAAGAACGACCGCGCCCGCATCCAGGTGGGCCGCATCTCGCCCTTCGGCCTGCTGGAAATGTCGCGCCAGCGCATCCGGACGGGCGTGCTTGAATCCTCCTCCGTCCCCTGCCCGCATTGCGCGGGAACCGGCTTCATCCGTTCGACGCCGTCGGTCGCGCTCCATGTGCTGCGCTCGATCGAGGAAACCCTCATCAAGAATGCCGGCTACAACCTGGTCGTCCGCACCCGACTGGAGGCCGCCTTCTACATTCTCAACCAGAAGCGCATTCACCTGCGCGAGTTGGAGACCCGCTTCGGCGTGGCCATCTCGATCGTGGCCGACGATTCGCTGACCGGCACGACGAATTACGTGATCGACCGGGGCGAGCCGGCACTTCGCCTCGAACACAAATCGGCCGCGACCGGCATCCAGATCGACGCCATCGCGCCGGTGGACGTGGTCGAGGACGTCGAGCCCGAGATCGAGGCCGAGGACGAGGAGCAGACCGACGAGGAGGCGAGGGCCTCGGAGGACGGTGAAGGCAATGGCCGCCGCCGCCGCCGCCGTCGCCGCCGTCGTGGGCGCGACCGCGAGGGTTTCGCGGGCGCGGGCCAGGACGAGGATGCTTCCGAGGGTGACGTTTCCGAGGGCGAGGACCAGGAAGGCGAAGCGGCGGAAGCCGCCGCCGGCCAGGAGATCGAGGCCGCCGAGGGCGAGGAAGGCGAAGCGTCCGACGCCGATGACGGCAATGGCCGCCGCCGCCGTCGCCGGGGCCGCCGCGGCGGTCGCGGTCGCGGTCGCGACGAGGCCGTCGAGACCTTCGCGACCGAGGAAGGCTTCGTGGCCGCGACGGAGGCCGTCGCCCAGGCCGTCGGCACCCTGGACGAGCCGGCAGGCGAATCCGCCTCCGCTCAAGAGCCTGTGACGGCCCAGGAGCCTGCGGCAGCCCAGGAGCCTGCGGCTACCCGGGAGGCCGAGGCCATCGAGGTGCAGCCTGCCCGCGCCGAGGAGCAGCCGATCGAGACCAAGCCCGAGCCGCAGCCCGTCGAGGAGGCCCCGCAGCCCGTGGCTCCCGAGCCCGAACCGGTCGCGGTCGTGCTCACCCCGCCGGATCCGGAGCGCCCGAAGCGCGCCGGCTGGTGGTCGAAAGCCAAGTCGGTTCTCAGCGGATCCTAG
- the aat gene encoding leucyl/phenylalanyl-tRNA--protein transferase translates to MTRPSDDNISITPEILLKAYAAGIFPMGEDADDPSLFWVEPRERGIIPLDAFHVPKRLVRTVRSDEFEVHIDRDFDAVIAGCAAPATDREKTWINRRIRDLYGQLFDAGFCHTVEVYRDGRLVGGLYGVRLKGAFFGESMFHTERDASKVALVHLVARLKRGGFTLLDTQFVTSHLAQFGAVEVPRRSYKQMLRMALEHEGNWDAWPGNRKVSGEDVLAAL, encoded by the coding sequence ATGACTAGGCCATCCGACGACAACATCAGCATCACCCCCGAGATCCTGCTCAAGGCCTATGCCGCAGGCATCTTTCCCATGGGAGAGGATGCCGACGATCCGTCCCTGTTCTGGGTCGAGCCCCGGGAAAGGGGCATCATCCCGCTCGACGCCTTTCACGTGCCCAAGCGCCTCGTCCGCACGGTTCGCTCCGACGAGTTCGAGGTCCATATCGACCGGGATTTCGACGCCGTGATCGCCGGCTGCGCGGCGCCCGCCACCGACCGGGAGAAAACCTGGATCAACCGACGCATCCGGGATCTCTACGGGCAATTGTTCGATGCGGGCTTCTGCCATACGGTCGAGGTCTACCGGGACGGCCGCCTCGTCGGCGGCCTCTACGGCGTGCGCCTGAAGGGCGCATTCTTCGGCGAAAGCATGTTCCACACGGAGCGCGACGCCTCGAAGGTCGCGCTGGTCCATCTCGTCGCGCGGCTCAAGCGCGGCGGCTTCACTCTCCTCGACACCCAGTTCGTGACCTCGCACCTGGCGCAGTTCGGCGCCGTCGAGGTCCCCCGCCGCAGCTACAAGCAGATGCTGCGCATGGCGCTCGAACATGAAGGAAACTGGGACGCCTGGCCCGGGAACCGAAAGGTGAGCGGCGAGGACGTCCTCGCTGCGCTTTAG